In Aquimarina sp. TRL1, a single window of DNA contains:
- a CDS encoding DUF4290 domain-containing protein, with translation MINSNLEYNTQREKLIIPEYGRHLQKMVNHALSIKDREERNKVAKSIIDVMGNLQPHLRDVPDFQHKLWDQLFIMSNFQLDVDTPFPVLTKEKLEERPEPLEYPQNFPKYRFYGNNIKRMIDVACSWEEGKLKESLVYTIANHMKKCYLSWNKDVVDDETIFSHLFELSDAKLNLMGKNEVLSDANDLLKGKKKFNNNKKNYKNNNNRKKRY, from the coding sequence ATGATTAACAGTAATTTAGAGTATAATACTCAAAGAGAAAAACTGATCATACCGGAATATGGGCGTCATTTGCAGAAAATGGTAAATCATGCCCTGTCTATTAAGGATAGAGAAGAGAGAAATAAAGTAGCGAAGTCTATTATTGATGTGATGGGAAATTTGCAACCTCATTTAAGAGATGTTCCTGATTTTCAGCACAAATTATGGGATCAGTTATTTATTATGAGTAATTTCCAGTTGGATGTGGATACACCATTTCCTGTACTGACGAAAGAAAAATTAGAAGAACGTCCGGAACCTTTGGAGTATCCTCAGAATTTCCCGAAATATAGATTCTATGGTAATAATATCAAGAGAATGATTGATGTTGCCTGTAGTTGGGAAGAAGGAAAGCTAAAAGAATCGTTGGTGTATACGATTGCCAATCATATGAAAAAGTGCTATTTGAGCTGGAATAAAGATGTAGTGGATGATGAAACTATTTTTTCTCACTTATTCGAACTTAGTGATGCAAAACTGAACCTGATGGGTAAAAATGAGGTATTGAGTGATGCAAATGATCTGCTAAAAGGGAAAAAGAAATTTAATAACAACAAGAAGAACTACAAGAATAACAATAATCGTAAAAAGCGTTATTAA
- a CDS encoding AAA family ATPase, whose translation MITKKIVITGGPSTGKTTIINHLETKGKTCYHEISRAITLEAQKQNIEQLFLEDPTLFSQKLLEGRIDQFLDAAQKETSCIFMDRGIPDVIAYMNYINQSNPKKFIEACDLYKYDMIFLLPPWKEIHITDNERYENFDQAIEIHEHLLETYNSLSYDCIEVPTGTVEERCDFILNKSM comes from the coding sequence TTGATTACGAAGAAAATTGTAATAACCGGAGGTCCATCTACCGGTAAGACTACTATTATTAATCATCTGGAAACCAAAGGTAAGACCTGCTATCACGAGATCTCCAGAGCTATTACCCTGGAAGCTCAAAAGCAAAATATTGAGCAATTATTCCTGGAGGATCCTACGCTTTTTAGTCAAAAACTACTCGAAGGCAGAATTGATCAATTCCTGGACGCAGCACAAAAAGAAACTTCCTGCATTTTTATGGATCGGGGAATTCCGGATGTCATCGCCTACATGAATTATATCAACCAGTCAAACCCTAAAAAGTTTATAGAAGCTTGCGACTTATATAAATACGATATGATTTTTCTATTACCTCCATGGAAAGAAATTCACATCACAGATAATGAGCGATATGAAAATTTTGATCAGGCAATCGAAATTCACGAACACTTATTAGAAACCTACAATTCTTTATCCTACGATTGTATAGAAGTTCCTACAGGGACTGTCGAAGAACGATGTGATTTTATTTTAAACAAGTCTATGTAA
- the fmt gene encoding methionyl-tRNA formyltransferase, with amino-acid sequence MNTLRILFMGTPDFAVETLKTIIAHQYEVVGVITAPDKPAGRGRKLNASAVKKYAQSQSLKVLQPTNLKDEHFIQELRELDANLAVVVAFRMLPKVVWDMPAYGTFNLHASLLPDYRGAAPINWAIINGETTTGNTTFFIDEKIDTGHIILQEAVSIQETDTAGDLHDTLMVQGAGLVIKTLQAIERGTVTTTPQPMNENPKTAYKLHRDNTRINWEQPIDIIYNLIRGLSPYPSAWTLLSNKETEVAVKIRQVTKEYADHTHTNGIIIVANNKIKVAVTGGYIIINILQLPGKKAMESKALLNGYHFDENAKMI; translated from the coding sequence ATGAACACATTACGTATTTTATTCATGGGAACTCCTGATTTTGCAGTGGAAACACTCAAAACGATTATCGCTCACCAGTATGAGGTTGTGGGAGTTATCACCGCACCTGACAAACCTGCAGGAAGAGGAAGAAAACTCAACGCATCTGCTGTTAAGAAATACGCCCAGTCACAATCGCTTAAGGTATTACAACCTACCAATCTAAAAGACGAGCACTTTATTCAGGAGCTTCGTGAGCTAGATGCCAACCTTGCTGTCGTTGTCGCTTTCAGAATGCTCCCCAAAGTAGTTTGGGATATGCCGGCATACGGAACCTTTAATCTCCATGCTTCTTTGCTTCCCGATTACAGAGGTGCCGCTCCTATCAACTGGGCGATCATCAATGGAGAAACAACCACAGGAAATACGACCTTTTTTATAGACGAGAAAATCGATACTGGTCATATTATCCTTCAGGAAGCAGTCTCTATTCAGGAAACTGATACCGCAGGGGATTTACACGATACATTAATGGTACAGGGAGCAGGACTGGTTATCAAAACTCTTCAGGCTATAGAAAGAGGTACAGTAACTACCACCCCACAACCCATGAATGAAAACCCAAAAACAGCGTATAAACTACATCGGGATAATACCCGAATAAACTGGGAGCAACCAATAGACATCATCTACAATCTAATCAGAGGACTCAGTCCTTACCCTTCTGCCTGGACTTTATTATCTAATAAAGAAACAGAAGTAGCTGTTAAGATACGTCAGGTAACCAAAGAATATGCAGACCATACACACACCAATGGAATCATTATTGTAGCCAATAACAAAATCAAGGTTGCCGTCACAGGAGGGTATATAATTATCAACATCTTACAACTTCCTGGAAAAAAAGCCATGGAATCAAAAGCATTATTAAATGGATATCATTTTGATGAAAATGCCAAAATGATATAA
- a CDS encoding aminotransferase class IV → MININGTLWNDHEASLTVDNRGYAYGDAVFETIRVNAGKILFWEDHYFRLMASMRIMRMQIPMSFTPEFLQEEITKLITENEHHTAAARVKIIVSRKAGGLYTPTSNEIEYVMTSAAVTTPFYTITNEAYEVALFKDHYVIADILSTLKSNNKIVNVLGGVFAQENGFGNCLLLNHHKMVIEALNGNLFVVKGNVIKTPPIADGCLKGILRTQLLRILEKLPEYQLEEASVSPFELQKADELFITNVIQGIRPITKFRKKEFEVKVSKRLLGILNTKIRLGN, encoded by the coding sequence ATGATCAATATTAACGGAACATTATGGAATGATCATGAGGCATCATTAACGGTAGATAATCGCGGATATGCCTATGGAGATGCTGTTTTTGAAACCATACGTGTAAATGCAGGAAAAATTCTTTTTTGGGAGGATCATTACTTTAGACTAATGGCTTCTATGAGAATTATGAGAATGCAAATCCCTATGAGTTTTACTCCTGAGTTTCTACAGGAAGAAATTACCAAGCTTATCACTGAGAATGAACACCATACGGCTGCTGCCCGCGTGAAGATTATTGTAAGCAGAAAAGCCGGAGGTTTATATACGCCCACTTCTAATGAAATCGAATATGTGATGACGAGTGCTGCAGTGACCACTCCTTTTTATACAATTACCAATGAAGCATATGAGGTAGCTTTATTTAAAGATCATTATGTCATTGCAGATATCTTATCAACCCTGAAATCAAATAATAAAATTGTCAATGTATTAGGAGGAGTTTTTGCCCAGGAAAATGGTTTTGGTAATTGTTTGTTACTGAATCATCATAAAATGGTGATCGAAGCTCTGAATGGGAATTTATTTGTAGTAAAAGGCAATGTTATCAAAACACCTCCGATTGCAGATGGTTGTTTGAAAGGAATACTGAGAACACAGTTGTTACGCATTCTGGAAAAATTACCGGAATATCAGCTGGAAGAAGCTTCTGTTTCTCCTTTTGAGTTACAGAAAGCAGATGAGTTGTTTATTACCAATGTGATTCAGGGAATCAGACCAATTACCAAGTTCAGGAAGAAAGAATTCGAAGTAAAGGTAAGTAAACGCTTGTTAGGAATTCTGAATACGAAAATACGATTGGGGAATTAA
- a CDS encoding RecQ family ATP-dependent DNA helicase: MSTSLKILQEFWEYDRFRPLQEAIITAVLEGNDTFALMPTGGGKSICFQVPAMQKEGICIVISPLIALMQDQVAQLRKKGIKALALPSGIKYEELDTALDNCIYGNYKFLYLSPERLQQDIVQERIKLMNVNLIAIDEAHCISQWGHDFRPAYLKIKLLRILHPTTPIIALTASATPSVRTDIIKELDLFDPKVFKKSFFRENLSYLVYNSLDKKYSVEKILRKHPGPSIIYLRNRKAVKEFSDHLNQAGLLSTYYHGGIETAEKNKRFAQWMQEEIPIMVATNAFGMGIDKANVRTVIHCHLPESIESYFQEAGRAGRDQKKAYAYLLKSDHDIARVKDQFINVLPDISFVKHVYRKLCNYFQVSYGEGEQTKHNFYYTNFCKTYQLNPLLVFNTLQSLDRCGILRFTQHYSKKTAIHITVTGNQLLSYLHTNAEHALITKAILRTYTGVFEGEVPINISHIASRTHKTEQEVVHTLQHLEKAALIHFSYNETDAEIIFLVPREDDRTINRVSSYISEQTAAKIKKVQSIIQYIQNDSICRSQQLLAYFGEDDSQHCGICSNCLAKHTISKNTKEIKEQILFLLQEKERSSRELTDQLGIETSEILNCIQELVSEGVLIINSNNKYQLA; encoded by the coding sequence ATGAGTACTTCCTTAAAAATATTGCAAGAGTTTTGGGAATACGACCGCTTCAGACCGTTACAAGAAGCTATTATTACAGCTGTTTTAGAAGGGAATGACACATTTGCGCTCATGCCTACAGGGGGAGGAAAATCTATTTGCTTTCAGGTACCTGCTATGCAAAAAGAGGGAATCTGTATTGTCATTTCACCACTGATTGCTTTAATGCAGGATCAGGTAGCTCAGTTGCGTAAAAAAGGCATTAAAGCCCTGGCACTTCCCAGTGGGATAAAATACGAGGAACTGGACACCGCACTGGACAATTGCATCTATGGGAATTATAAATTCCTATACCTTTCTCCGGAGAGATTACAGCAAGATATTGTCCAGGAACGTATCAAACTCATGAATGTCAACCTGATTGCGATTGACGAGGCACATTGTATCTCTCAATGGGGACATGATTTCAGACCTGCTTACTTAAAAATTAAGCTTCTCAGAATATTACACCCTACCACTCCAATTATAGCACTGACTGCATCCGCAACTCCTTCTGTACGTACTGATATTATTAAAGAACTGGATTTGTTCGATCCCAAAGTTTTTAAAAAATCCTTTTTTAGAGAAAACCTGTCCTATTTAGTATACAATTCACTGGATAAGAAATATTCTGTAGAAAAAATATTACGGAAACATCCAGGTCCTTCTATTATTTATTTGAGAAACAGAAAAGCTGTAAAAGAATTTTCTGATCACCTCAATCAGGCAGGGCTTCTAAGTACATATTATCACGGAGGGATTGAAACTGCCGAAAAAAACAAACGCTTTGCCCAATGGATGCAGGAAGAAATCCCGATAATGGTTGCCACCAATGCATTTGGAATGGGAATTGACAAAGCCAATGTCCGAACCGTTATTCACTGTCATCTTCCGGAAAGTATCGAAAGTTATTTTCAGGAAGCCGGAAGAGCTGGAAGAGATCAAAAAAAAGCATATGCATATTTGCTAAAAAGTGACCATGACATCGCACGGGTCAAAGATCAATTTATCAATGTATTGCCTGATATCAGCTTTGTAAAACATGTATACAGAAAACTCTGTAATTATTTTCAGGTTTCCTATGGAGAAGGAGAACAGACAAAACATAATTTCTATTATACTAACTTTTGCAAAACCTATCAATTAAACCCGCTACTAGTCTTTAATACCCTGCAATCACTCGATCGATGTGGAATTCTTCGGTTTACGCAGCACTACTCCAAGAAAACAGCAATCCACATTACTGTTACCGGGAATCAGTTATTAAGTTACCTACACACAAATGCTGAACATGCACTTATCACCAAGGCAATTCTAAGAACCTATACCGGTGTTTTTGAAGGAGAAGTACCCATCAATATTTCGCATATTGCATCTCGTACCCATAAAACAGAACAAGAGGTAGTACACACTTTACAACATTTGGAAAAAGCAGCGCTTATTCATTTTAGCTATAATGAGACCGATGCCGAAATCATTTTTTTAGTTCCCAGAGAAGATGACCGTACCATCAACAGAGTCAGCTCCTACATCTCCGAACAAACAGCTGCCAAAATTAAAAAAGTACAATCCATCATTCAATATATTCAGAATGATTCTATTTGCAGAAGTCAGCAACTATTAGCTTACTTTGGAGAAGACGACTCCCAACACTGTGGTATATGTAGCAACTGTCTAGCCAAACACACAATTTCCAAAAACACGAAAGAAATTAAGGAACAAATCCTATTTTTACTTCAGGAAAAAGAACGCTCTTCCCGGGAACTGACCGATCAATTAGGAATCGAAACTTCGGAAATCCTGAATTGTATTCAGGAACTGGTTTCAGAAGGGGTACTTATTATCAATTCTAACAACAAATATCAATTAGCATAA
- a CDS encoding cadherin repeat domain-containing protein has protein sequence MLEKKIHLWGLLIGLLVVVSCSDDNSVEDQEVSITVTTEDMSFSIKENPEEGALIGMVTGSTNQGKVKFSIISQSITDAFTIEESTGKIYVKNKTIYDYEVTTTITGVVKVANGTAQKESKINIQIKDEEEVFSGEVNLKTQEEVDAFAANKYNTIAGNLHIGYTEEGDKITDIAALSSLKTITGNLQVVKNDALKTLEGLQNVTTVKVCVVYDNAMLEDISALANLNSIESIRVSSNPLLTNVNCFSKITSLRGFIEIGSNSALIDLQGLHNITTTGRSVQVFGNPQLKNLKGLEGLKEIDRLLVNSNQSMMSLEGIENLETIEEGIQIWSNENLLEIDALNKITSLTYVDINENPALNSLNGLRNVTTLSAFSKESTVVNIRKNPSLPNLEGLHNVTQINGKVVIEQNEKLEKIDGFGKVISVSGLEIGENPALYSLSGLSKLEEVTETLIIDRNTSLQSLDGLNRLTTVGKAVYIQYNDQLSDFCGVTTLAANNFPSDHIITANQFDPSLDDLKNGNCSM, from the coding sequence ATGTTGGAAAAAAAAATACATTTGTGGGGGCTGTTGATAGGGTTGCTGGTAGTGGTTTCGTGTAGTGATGATAATTCAGTAGAAGATCAGGAGGTTTCGATTACAGTAACGACAGAGGATATGTCTTTTTCGATTAAAGAGAATCCGGAGGAAGGAGCATTGATCGGAATGGTTACAGGAAGTACAAATCAGGGAAAAGTGAAATTCTCGATCATTTCTCAAAGCATAACAGATGCTTTTACAATTGAAGAAAGTACCGGAAAGATATATGTAAAAAACAAAACCATATATGATTATGAGGTGACTACTACGATTACAGGAGTTGTAAAAGTAGCTAACGGAACAGCACAAAAGGAAAGTAAGATCAATATACAGATCAAGGATGAAGAAGAGGTGTTCTCAGGAGAAGTAAATCTGAAGACTCAGGAAGAAGTAGATGCATTTGCAGCGAATAAATACAATACGATTGCCGGAAATTTACATATCGGATATACAGAGGAAGGGGATAAGATTACGGATATAGCTGCTTTATCAAGTTTGAAAACAATCACCGGGAATTTGCAGGTAGTAAAAAATGATGCCTTAAAGACGCTGGAAGGGCTACAGAATGTCACTACAGTAAAGGTTTGTGTAGTATATGATAATGCGATGCTGGAAGATATTTCTGCCCTGGCGAATCTCAACTCAATAGAATCGATACGAGTGTCTTCCAATCCGCTGCTTACCAATGTTAATTGTTTCTCCAAGATTACTTCTTTGCGAGGGTTTATAGAAATAGGTAGTAATAGCGCATTGATAGATCTGCAGGGATTGCATAATATTACCACAACAGGGCGCAGTGTTCAGGTTTTTGGGAACCCCCAGTTAAAAAACTTAAAAGGGTTAGAAGGCTTAAAAGAAATTGATCGCCTTCTGGTTAATAGTAACCAATCAATGATGAGCTTAGAAGGGATTGAGAATTTAGAAACCATAGAAGAGGGAATACAGATATGGAGTAACGAAAACCTTCTAGAAATAGATGCATTAAATAAAATTACTTCCCTGACGTATGTTGATATTAATGAGAATCCCGCGTTGAACTCCCTGAATGGATTGCGCAATGTAACTACTTTATCAGCTTTCTCGAAAGAGTCAACTGTGGTCAATATTCGTAAGAACCCGTCATTACCTAATTTAGAAGGCTTACATAATGTTACACAAATTAATGGGAAAGTAGTTATAGAACAGAATGAAAAATTAGAAAAGATAGATGGGTTTGGGAAGGTTATCTCTGTATCAGGACTGGAAATAGGAGAGAATCCAGCACTATACTCTTTATCAGGTTTATCAAAGCTGGAAGAAGTAACGGAAACACTGATTATCGATAGAAATACTTCCTTACAATCATTAGATGGGCTCAATCGGTTAACCACTGTAGGGAAGGCTGTATATATACAATATAATGATCAATTGAGTGATTTTTGTGGTGTAACGACCTTAGCAGCAAATAACTTCCCTTCGGATCATATTATAACTGCGAATCAGTTTGATCCGTCTTTAGATGATTTAAAGAATGGAAATTGTAGTATGTAA
- a CDS encoding HU family DNA-binding protein gives MNKTELIDAMAADAGITKAAAKKALESFLGNVEGSLKKGDRVSLVGFGSWSVSKRAAREGRNPQTGKTIKIAAKNVVKFKAGADLQNSVN, from the coding sequence ATGAACAAAACAGAATTAATCGATGCAATGGCAGCTGACGCTGGAATTACTAAAGCAGCAGCTAAAAAAGCTTTAGAATCTTTCTTAGGTAATGTAGAAGGATCTCTAAAAAAAGGTGATCGTGTTTCTTTAGTTGGATTCGGATCTTGGTCAGTTTCTAAAAGAGCTGCAAGAGAAGGAAGAAACCCTCAGACTGGGAAAACTATCAAGATAGCTGCTAAAAACGTTGTGAAGTTCAAAGCTGGTGCAGATTTACAAAATTCAGTAAACTAG
- a CDS encoding START-like domain-containing protein has translation MAEKIKYELEFVVHSSPQLLFQYISTPSGLSEWFADNVNSRGELFTFIWDDSEEAAKLLSKKAGEKVKFKWVEDEEEGNDYFFEMRIQVDEITKDVSLMITDHTEEDEMEENKMLWENMISNLKHVLGSA, from the coding sequence ATGGCTGAAAAGATTAAATATGAGCTTGAATTTGTGGTGCATTCTTCGCCGCAATTATTATTTCAATATATTTCTACACCATCCGGGCTTTCGGAATGGTTTGCAGATAATGTAAATTCTCGTGGAGAGCTATTTACTTTTATATGGGATGATTCTGAAGAAGCAGCTAAATTATTGAGTAAGAAAGCAGGAGAGAAGGTGAAATTTAAGTGGGTTGAGGATGAAGAAGAAGGAAATGATTATTTTTTCGAAATGAGGATTCAGGTTGATGAAATTACAAAAGATGTTTCTCTGATGATTACTGATCATACCGAAGAGGATGAAATGGAAGAAAATAAAATGCTATGGGAAAACATGATTAGTAACTTAAAACATGTTTTAGGTTCAGCCTAA
- a CDS encoding DUF493 family protein: MSNTPNSEEFYKKLKAQLEDTSEWPSVYLYKFIVPTTTDKIKQVEHIFDNMGAIISTKKSKNGKYTSVSIQVKLKDADHVISKYKEVTSKVEGVISL; the protein is encoded by the coding sequence ATGAGCAATACCCCGAACAGCGAGGAGTTTTACAAAAAATTAAAGGCACAGCTAGAAGATACTTCTGAGTGGCCCAGTGTATATCTATATAAGTTTATCGTTCCTACTACAACTGATAAGATCAAGCAAGTAGAGCATATTTTTGATAATATGGGGGCTATTATCTCTACTAAAAAGTCAAAGAACGGAAAGTATACAAGTGTATCAATCCAGGTAAAGCTGAAAGATGCAGATCACGTTATATCAAAATACAAAGAAGTGACCTCAAAAGTAGAGGGCGTTATTTCACTTTAA
- a CDS encoding YqgE/AlgH family protein, with translation MISLQPEKGHLLIAEPSILGDASFNRSVVLLADHGNQGSIGFIMNKPMGYFLSDLIPEIEKEFTVYKGGPVEQDNLYFIHKIPDLIPNSVEISCGIYWGGDFTIVSKLIIEGKITPNEIQFFLGYSGWDAHQLSEELEANSWVIVENNYKMNIIGKSYETFWKEKMVELGGEYLIWSNSPEDPSFN, from the coding sequence ATGATATCCCTCCAACCAGAAAAAGGCCATTTATTAATCGCAGAACCTTCCATTTTAGGAGACGCTTCCTTTAACAGGTCTGTGGTGCTATTAGCGGATCATGGGAATCAGGGATCTATTGGTTTTATTATGAATAAACCCATGGGATATTTCTTATCAGACCTGATTCCTGAAATAGAAAAAGAATTTACTGTATACAAAGGTGGTCCTGTAGAGCAGGACAACCTATACTTTATACATAAAATTCCTGACTTGATTCCCAATAGTGTCGAGATTTCCTGTGGTATCTACTGGGGTGGAGACTTTACTATTGTTTCTAAGCTTATTATTGAAGGTAAAATAACCCCTAATGAAATTCAGTTTTTTCTGGGATATTCCGGATGGGATGCGCATCAGTTAAGTGAAGAATTAGAGGCAAATTCCTGGGTTATTGTAGAAAACAACTATAAAATGAATATTATAGGAAAATCCTATGAAACCTTCTGGAAAGAAAAAATGGTAGAACTTGGCGGAGAATATCTTATTTGGTCCAATTCTCCCGAAGATCCCAGTTTTAATTAA
- the murA gene encoding UDP-N-acetylglucosamine 1-carboxyvinyltransferase, which translates to MSTFQIEGGYQLKGDITPQGAKNEALQILCAVLLTPEKVTISNIPDIRDVNKLIEILRNLGVKIQKLGKGSYSFKSDDLNLSYLESEQFKKEGSGLRGSIMIVGPLLGRFGKGYIPRPGGDKIGRRRLDTHFEGFIKLGATFRYNKEERFYGVEAPDGLTGTYMLLDEASVTGTANIVMAAALAKGTTTIYNAACEPYLQQLCKMLNAMGANIKGIGSNLLTIEGVTSLNGCEHRVLPDMIEIGSWIGLAAMTKSEITIKNVSWKDLGIIPNTFRKLGITLEKKGDDIYIPSHKDGYEIESFIDGSFMTISDAPWPGFTPDLLSIILVVATQARGEVMVHQKMFESRLFFVDKLIDMGAKIILCDPHRATIIGHDFKSQLKATTMVSPDIRAGISLLIAALSAKGTSTIHNIEQIDRGYENIDERLRAIGAKIIRVD; encoded by the coding sequence ATGAGTACTTTTCAGATAGAAGGAGGGTATCAGCTCAAAGGAGATATTACTCCTCAAGGAGCTAAAAATGAAGCCCTACAAATACTTTGTGCCGTTTTACTAACCCCCGAAAAAGTTACGATATCTAATATCCCCGACATTCGTGATGTCAATAAACTGATAGAGATATTGCGTAATCTCGGAGTGAAAATTCAAAAACTGGGAAAAGGATCGTATTCTTTTAAAAGTGATGATCTGAACCTTTCTTATTTGGAGAGTGAACAGTTTAAGAAAGAGGGAAGCGGTTTGAGAGGTTCTATTATGATTGTAGGACCACTGTTAGGTAGATTTGGAAAAGGATATATTCCTCGACCGGGAGGAGATAAGATTGGAAGACGAAGGTTGGATACCCATTTTGAAGGGTTTATAAAACTGGGAGCTACTTTTCGATATAATAAAGAAGAACGCTTCTATGGAGTAGAAGCACCTGATGGTTTAACAGGGACATACATGTTACTGGATGAAGCTTCTGTAACAGGAACAGCAAATATTGTGATGGCCGCAGCATTGGCCAAAGGAACAACTACGATCTATAATGCTGCCTGTGAACCTTATCTACAGCAGTTGTGCAAAATGCTCAATGCTATGGGGGCTAATATTAAAGGTATCGGGTCTAATTTACTTACTATTGAAGGAGTAACTTCACTTAATGGATGCGAACATAGGGTGTTGCCAGATATGATCGAAATTGGATCGTGGATTGGGTTGGCAGCGATGACAAAAAGTGAAATTACAATTAAAAATGTAAGTTGGAAAGATTTGGGGATTATCCCTAATACATTTAGAAAGTTAGGGATTACCCTGGAGAAGAAAGGAGATGATATTTATATTCCCTCTCATAAAGATGGGTATGAAATAGAGAGTTTTATCGATGGTTCATTTATGACGATTTCGGATGCTCCTTGGCCGGGATTCACTCCAGATTTGTTAAGTATTATTTTAGTGGTGGCTACACAGGCTAGAGGAGAGGTGATGGTACATCAAAAGATGTTTGAAAGCCGACTTTTCTTCGTAGATAAATTAATTGACATGGGCGCAAAAATTATTTTATGCGATCCACATAGAGCGACAATTATAGGACATGACTTTAAATCTCAGTTAAAAGCAACTACCATGGTTTCTCCTGATATCAGAGCAGGAATCTCACTTTTGATTGCAGCATTAAGTGCCAAAGGAACTTCTACTATTCATAACATAGAACAAATAGATAGGGGGTATGAGAATATAGATGAACGTCTGCGGGCTATTGGAGCTAAGATAATCAGAGTAGATTGA